The proteins below are encoded in one region of Vanessa tameamea isolate UH-Manoa-2023 chromosome Z, ilVanTame1 primary haplotype, whole genome shotgun sequence:
- the LOC113402105 gene encoding collagen alpha-1(I) chain isoform X7 — protein sequence MRPPRVLGPTRLSILVLTLISYANSQTQERLLCKQPGTQNCFLWLFNLEGDRISTNGHITTNIPYNCGLTEKRFISSHGKFFKVRQIEKKTQLKKIFCNKVILVGRFFDWKEVENALDISTRVRRQSFTPRGRYRGQTQSQYLAIDRGNGKDEGRAEALSAADSSRASVSGNSGMGQAQSQSLYDPNCDDCYGKSNHEVENLKRPIGYKPGDIGYAPNSGSSWPTLAQNGGYNPTDGQRYVPGQNIPDELGLVQEPGLHGSNAKPGNRNVQSSGTEPNGPGTLGSNNYRPNGATGNGYYPYGNEGANFRPVPGNNGYLPNGSIDSRLPNRYDPNHGIDDRYRPNDGSGGFGPGRNPDYMGGNPQDLSGLGPNGANEKSNAPSIDSNGFRPSGSHAGGYIPNINAGTNRGPGVDNYNPNQGHRQGDIPTSPGNSVPQVGTYRPGQTPNQITQGESNNPKQVDSNFTPSVGNGVSGGTYPAVRTTGNPVGFGTGQSGTPNINWPIASGPYQVPGGNVYCCVIPNNGITGNMYPNNFEAVKGTPTIPYGTNMPEVSGGTNVPGGQYKPGGHYIPGTTGSTTVPGQFLLGNTGGPLAPGSQYGVNTYPSGQYIPTNTGNNIGIPGGQYVPGSTGDASVPRNQYGPGGTSVPGGQYSQGRSSGPSVPGGQYGPGGSIGSTVPGGQYGPGGNSGPSVPGGQYGPGGSSGSTLPGGQYGPGGSGDSTVPGGRYGPDGSSGPSIPGGQYGPGGSIGSTVPGGQYGPGGSIGPSVPRGQYGPDGSSGPSVPGGQYGPGGSSGPSVPGGQYGPGGSSGSTVPRGQYGPDGSSGPSVPGGQYGPGGSSGPSVPGGQYGPGGSSGSTVPRGQYGPGGSSGSTVPGQYGPGGSSDPSAPGGQYGPGGSSGSTVPGGQYGPGGSSGSTLPGGQYGPGGGSGSTMPGGQYGQGGGSGSTMPGSSYGPGGSGGSTMPGGQYGPGRSSGPSVPGGQYGPDGSSGPSVPGGQYGPGGSSGSTVPGGQYRPGGSSGSTVPGGQYGPGGGSGSTVPGGQYGPIGESSNTMPGGQYGPSGSRGSSVPGGQYIPTDTRGTGQYIPGNQYVPGATGNAGNTLIPGGHYATGGTVSPGGQYGKGNAYPGSGMNQSKTPQGFYNQGVPTGPNTDYNGVPQNYLDPNTVAADGDDSEAEANVAQNINGTTASASSKGGNDKGRAQTSVQGTYTGSGSFQAQAQITGENKEAQSEVSGGKKGASSSASGSGKNNKSQANVQLGSETGSVQTQSQSNGVMHSSNSQVQGSVKGGMADAQARGPGSTSSQAQIGFTPYKDEDKSRHDLQRIPFTGGGMASAQSSGRTGQSQSQLHGTFKYGITYNGAAQSGASLDKDAVFPNRLPFEKIDVFDEKEKNINVDKINMDITETPQSLDYEPPILGSSTLSESSSIKENVEMPTTENVIDESMKNSESRYASHPHTDHHTPDSDNTTYSNGPTLLGSRRSFKTNYGSMPDYEFTTDKDETQPEYDTDVGYEGDGNEASDVEQNEYSNYDEYSRDSPTHQYLQNTNRKGLEVQQTTGGNTQHIILGALKDQNAEIIQRDTERPDENRVYQPGERVPGTGGYTIPVGFTGSVKSVASKDKTYVVGSKDFPSQAQTVTLTPGKGKIKYTHPSTYGKYVKPKNLRSLQSSKENDNNRYVSVSKSVTRALDSDNNIRKQYSHTYYTKSSSCGYFTFTCTMVSSAEGRKKVCKPKMPTNPDGTPIRC from the exons ATGCGACCACCGCGCGTGCTCGGCCCGACCCGGCTGTCGATACTCGTACTAACTCTCATATCATACGCGAACTCGCAAACTCAG GAGCGTTTGCTGTGCAAGCAGCCAGGCACACAAAACTGCTTTTTGTGGCTATTTAATTTGGAAGGTGATCGAATCAGTACAAATGGCcatataacaacaaatattccTTATAACTGTGGCTTAACCGAGAAACGATTTATTTCTTCTCACGGAAAATTCTTTaag GTCagacaaatagaaaaaaaaacacaattgaaaaaaatattttgcaataaagtGATCTTAGTTGGCCGTTTCTTTGATTGGAAGGAGGTAGAAAACGCATTAGATATTTCAACCAGAGTACGTCGTCAAAGTTTTACTCCCAGAGGAAGATATCGAGGACAAACTCAATCGCAGTATTTGGCAATAGACAGAGGCAATGGCAAAGATGAAGGCCGAGCTGAAGCTCTGTCAGCAGCAGATTCTTCAAGAGCTAGCGTCA GTGGTAATAGCGGCATGGGTCAAGCACAAAGTCAATCATTATACGATCCTAATTGTGACGATTGTTATGGCAAGTCCAATCATGAAGTAGAGAATTTAAAACGTCCTATTGGATATAAGCCTGGAGATATTGGATACGCCCCAAATTCGGGATCTTCATGGCCAACTCTTGCTCAAAATGGTGGTTACAATCCAACTGATGGACAACGGTACGTGCCAGGACAAAATATTCCAGATGAGCTAGGATTAGTACAAGAGCCAGGATTACATGGGTCAAATGCAAAACCGGGTAATAGAAATGTCCAATCTAGCGGAACAGAGCCAAATGGACCAGGTACATTAGGAAGTAATAATTATAGACCAAATGGTGCAACAGGTAATGGATATTATCCATATGGTAATGAAGGTGCAAATTTTAGACCCGTTCCTGGAAATAATGGGTATTTACCTAATGGAAGCATAGATAGTAGGCTACCAAATAGGTATGATCCCAATCATGGTATTGATGATAGATATAGGCCTAATGATGGCTCTGGAGGCTTTGGGCCTGGTAGGAACCCAGATTATATGGGGGGAAATCCGCAAGATTTAAGTGGATTAGGACCTAATGGAGCAAATGAAAAGAGCAACGCTCCTAGCATAGATAGCAATGGTTTTAGACCCAGTGGATCCCATGCAGGTGGGTATATCCCAAATATCAACGCAGGAACGAATAGAGGTCCAGGTGTAGATAATTATAATCCAAATCAAGGTCACCGGCAAGGAGACATTCCAACGAGTCCAGGCAATTCTGTACCTCAAGTTGGTACTTATAGGCCAGGACAGACACCTAATCAAATCACACAAGGCGAATCAAACAATCCTAAACAAGTAGATTCAAATTTTACTCCTAGTGTAGGAAATGGAGTATCGGGTGGTACTTATCCTGCAGTTAGGACAACTGGAAATCCAGTTGGATTCGGAACAGGGCAATCCGGTACACCAAACATAAACTGGCCTATAGCATCAGGACCTTATCAAGTACCCGGGGGAAATGTGTACTGTTGTGTCATTCCAAATAACGGAATAACTGGAAATATGTATCCAAATAATTTTGAAGCTGTGAAAGGAACGCCAACCATTCCATATGGAACTAATATGCCTGAAGTAAGTGGCGGTACCAATGTACCTGGTGGACAATACAAACCTGGTGGTCATTACATACCAGGAACAACTGGTAGTACAACTGTGCCGGGCCAATTTCTACTTGGCAATACCGGGGGCCCTTTAGCACCAGGGAGTCAATATGGCGTGAATACTTATCCAAGTGGACAGTATATACCTACTAATACTGGAAACAATATTGGCATACCAGGAGGACAATATGTACCCGGTAGTACAGGGGATGCCTCtgtgcctagaaatcaatacgGGCCAGGTGGCACTTCTGTGCCGGGAGGACAATATAGTCAAGGTAGGAGCAGTGGTCCTTCGGTCCCGGGAGGACAATATGGACCAGGTGGAAGCATAGGTTCAACGGTGCCAGGAGGTCAATATGGCCCAGGTGGAAACAGTGGTCCTTCCGTTCCGGGAGGACAATATGGACCAGGTGGAAGCAGCGGTTCTACGTTGCCGGGAGGACAATATGGACCAGGTGGAAGCGGCGATTCTACGGTGCCGGGAGGACGATATGGTCCAGATGGAAGCAGTGGTCCTTCGATTCCAGGTGGACAATATGGACCAGGTGGAAGTATCGGCTCTACGGTGCCGGGAGGACAATATGGTCCAGGTGGAAGCATTGGTCCTTCGGTTCCGAGAGGACAATATGGGCCAGATGGAAGCAGTGGTCCTTCGGTTCCGGGAGGACAATATGGTCCAGGTGGAAGCAGTGGCCCTTCGGTTCCGGGAGGACAATATGGACCAGGTGGAAGCAGCGGTTCTACGGTGCCGAGAGGACAATATGGGCCAGATGGAAGCAGTGGTCCTTCGGTTCCGGGAGGACAATATGGTCCAGGTGGAAGCAGTGGCCCTTCGGTTCCGGGAGGACAATATGGACCAGGTGGAAGCAGCGGTTCTACGGTGCCGAGAGGACAATATGGACCAGGTGGAAGCAGCGGTTCTACGGTGCCAGGTCAATATGGACCAGGTGGAAGCAGCGATCCTTCGGCTCCGGGAGGACAATATGGACCAGGTGGAAGCAGTGGTTCTACGGTGCCGGGAGGACAATATGGACCAGGTGGAAGCAGTGGTTCTACGCTGCCGGGAGGACAATATGGTCCAGGTGGAGGCAGTGGTTCTACGATGCCGGGAGGACAATATGGTCAAGGTGGAGGCAGTGGTTCTACGATGCCGGGAAGCTCATATGGACCAGGTGGAAGCGGTGGTTCTACGATGCCGGGAGGACAATATGGTCCAGGTAGAAGCAGTGGTCCTTCGGTTCCGGGAGGACAATATGGACCAG ATGGAAGCAGTGGCCCTTCGGTTCCGGGAGGACAATATGGACCAG GTGGAAGCAGTGGTTCTACAGTGCCGGGAGGACAATATAGACCAG GTGGAAGCAGCGGTTCTACGGTGCCGGGAGGACAATATGGTCCAGGTGGAGGCAGTGGTTCTACAGTACCGGGAGGTCAATATGGACCAATTGGAGAAAGCAGCAACACTATGCCGGGAGGGCAATATGGGCCTTCTGGTTCTCGTGGCTCATCTGTACCTGGAGGACAATATATACCTACTGATACGAGAGGTACAGGACAGTATATACCAGGCAATCAGTATGTTCCGGGCGCAACGGGTAATGCTGGAAATACTCTTATACCCGGAGGTCACTACGCAACAGGTGGTACTGTCTCTCCTGGAGGACAATATGGTAAAGGCAACGCCTACCCTGGATCAGGAATGAACCAAAGCAAGACTCCTCAAGGATTTTATAACCAGGGT gttcCAACGGGCCCAAATACCGATTATAATG gaGTTCCACAGAATTATTTGGATCCTAACACAGTCGCCGCTGATGGGGATGACTCAGAAGCTGAAGCTAATGTTGCTCAAAATATAAATGGAACTACGGCAAGCGCATCCTCGAAAGGTGGTAATGACAAGGGTCGAGCGCAAACAAGCGTGCAAGGTACATACACAGGAAGTGGATCTTTTCAAGCACAAGCACAAATTACTGGTGAAAATAAGGAAGCTCAGAGTGAAGTAAGTGGGGGTAAAAAAGGAGCTTCGAGTTCAGCGTCCGGCAGcggcaaaaataataaatcccaAGCAAACGTTCAGTTGGGTTCAGAAACTGGCTCCGTACAAACACAGTCACAAAGCAATGGCGTAATGCATTCATCAAACTCACAAGTACAGGGTAGTGTAAAAGGCGGCATGGCAGATGCACAAGCACGTGGACCAGGAAGTACATCGTCTCAAGCTCAAATTGGCTTTACACCTTACAAAGACGAAGATAAATCTAGACATGATCTTCAACGAATTCCATTTACGGGTGGGGGTATGGCATCAGCACAATCAAGTGGTCGAACTGGTCAATCACAATCACAGCTACACGgtacatttaaatatggaataacgTATAATGGGGCAGCTCAATCAGGAGCAAGTTTAGATAAAGATGCAGTATTTCCTAACAGACTTCCTTTTGAAAAGATCGATGTTTTTGAtgaaaaagagaaaaatataaatgtcgaCAAAATAAACATGGATATCACAGAAACACCGCAATCTTTGGATTATGAACCGCCAATATTAGGATCTTCAACTTTATCTGAATCGTCTTCCATTAAAGAAAACGTTGAAATGCCAACGACAGAAAATGTTATTGATGAATCGATGAAAAATTCTGAAAGCAGGTATGCCAGCCATCCTCACACAGATCATCATACACCGGACTCAGACAACACCACGTATTCAAATGGACCTACATTGTTAGGTAGTAGGAgatcttttaaaacaaattacggATCGATGCCTGACTACGAATTTACCACTGACAAAGACGAAACTCAGCCTGAATATGATACTGATGTAGGTTATGAAGGAGACGGCAATGAAGCTAGTGATGTAGAGCAAAATGAATATTCTAACTATGATGAATATTCAAGAGATTCACCGACGCATCAATATCTTCAAAACACAAATAGAAAAGGACTTGAAGTACAACAAACAACTGGGGGCAACACTCAACACATAATACTAGGAGCTTTAAAGGACCAAAATGCAGAAATAATACAAAGAGATACAGAACGTCCCGACGAAAATAGAGTTTATCAACCAGGTGAACGCGTTCCAGGTACTGGTGGATATACAATACCCGTTGGATTTACTGGTAGTGTTAAATCAGTTGCATCGAAGGACAAGACTTACGTGGTAGGATCAAAAGATTTTCCATCTCAAGCACAAACCGTTACTTTAACTCCAGGGAagggtaaaataaaatatacgcatCCTTCGACTTATGGAAAGTATGTAAAGCCCAAAAACTTAAGGTCGCTGCAGAGTTCGAaggaaaatgataataatagatATGTATCAGTTTCAAAGTCTGTTACTCGAGCTCTTGACAGCGATAATAACATACGCAAACAATATTCACACACCTATTATACAAAGTCATCCTCGTGCGGATACTTTACATTTACGTGTACCATGGTGAGCAGTGCAGAAGGAAGAAAAAAGGTATGCAAGCCAAAGATGCCTACTAACCCCGACGGAACTCCAATAAGatgctaa
- the LOC113402105 gene encoding collagen alpha-1(I) chain isoform X9 has translation MRPPRVLGPTRLSILVLTLISYANSQTQERLLCKQPGTQNCFLWLFNLEGDRISTNGHITTNIPYNCGLTEKRFISSHGKFFKVRQIEKKTQLKKIFCNKVILVGRFFDWKEVENALDISTRVRRQSFTPRGRYRGQTQSQYLAIDRGNGKDEGRAEALSAADSSRASVSGNSGMGQAQSQSLYDPNCDDCYGKSNHEVENLKRPIGYKPGDIGYAPNSGSSWPTLAQNGGYNPTDGQRYVPGQNIPDELGLVQEPGLHGSNAKPGNRNVQSSGTEPNGPGTLGSNNYRPNGATGNGYYPYGNEGANFRPVPGNNGYLPNGSIDSRLPNRYDPNHGIDDRYRPNDGSGGFGPGRNPDYMGGNPQDLSGLGPNGANEKSNAPSIDSNGFRPSGSHAGGYIPNINAGTNRGPGVDNYNPNQGHRQGDIPTSPGNSVPQVGTYRPGQTPNQITQGESNNPKQVDSNFTPSVGNGVSGGTYPAVRTTGNPVGFGTGQSGTPNINWPIASGPYQVPGGNVYCCVIPNNGITGNMYPNNFEAVKGTPTIPYGTNMPEVSGGTNVPGGQYKPGGHYIPGTTGSTTVPGQFLLGNTGGPLAPGSQYGVNTYPSGQYIPTNTGNNIGIPGGQYVPGSTGDASVPRNQYGPGGTSVPGGQYSQGRSSGPSVPGGQYGPGGSIGSTVPGGQYGPGGNSGPSVPGGQYGPGGSSGSTLPGGQYGPGGSGDSTVPGGRYGPDGSSGPSIPGGQYGPGGSIGSTVPGGQYGPGGSIGPSVPRGQYGPDGSSGPSVPGGQYGPGGSSGPSVPGGQYGPGGSSGSTVPRGQYGPDGSSGPSVPGGQYGPGGSSGPSVPGGQYGPGGSSGSTVPRGQYGPGGSSGSTVPGQYGPGGSSDPSAPGGQYGPGGSSGSTVPGGQYGPGGSSGSTLPGGQYGPGGGSGSTMPGGQYGQGGGSGSTMPGSSYGPGGSGGSTMPGGQYGPGRSSGPSVPGGQYGPGGSSGSTVPGGQYRPGGSSGSTVPGGQYGPGGGSGSTVPGGQYGPIGESSNTMPGGQYGPSGSRGSSVPGGQYIPTDTRGTGQYIPGNQYVPGATGNAGNTLIPGGHYATGGTVSPGGQYGKGNAYPGSGMNQSKTPQGFYNQGVPTGPNTDYNGVPQNYLDPNTVAADGDDSEAEANVAQNINGTTASASSKGGNDKGRAQTSVQGTYTGSGSFQAQAQITGENKEAQSEVSGGKKGASSSASGSGKNNKSQANVQLGSETGSVQTQSQSNGVMHSSNSQVQGSVKGGMADAQARGPGSTSSQAQIGFTPYKDEDKSRHDLQRIPFTGGGMASAQSSGRTGQSQSQLHGTFKYGITYNGAAQSGASLDKDAVFPNRLPFEKIDVFDEKEKNINVDKINMDITETPQSLDYEPPILGSSTLSESSSIKENVEMPTTENVIDESMKNSESRYASHPHTDHHTPDSDNTTYSNGPTLLGSRRSFKTNYGSMPDYEFTTDKDETQPEYDTDVGYEGDGNEASDVEQNEYSNYDEYSRDSPTHQYLQNTNRKGLEVQQTTGGNTQHIILGALKDQNAEIIQRDTERPDENRVYQPGERVPGTGGYTIPVGFTGSVKSVASKDKTYVVGSKDFPSQAQTVTLTPGKGKIKYTHPSTYGKYVKPKNLRSLQSSKENDNNRYVSVSKSVTRALDSDNNIRKQYSHTYYTKSSSCGYFTFTCTMVSSAEGRKKVCKPKMPTNPDGTPIRC, from the exons ATGCGACCACCGCGCGTGCTCGGCCCGACCCGGCTGTCGATACTCGTACTAACTCTCATATCATACGCGAACTCGCAAACTCAG GAGCGTTTGCTGTGCAAGCAGCCAGGCACACAAAACTGCTTTTTGTGGCTATTTAATTTGGAAGGTGATCGAATCAGTACAAATGGCcatataacaacaaatattccTTATAACTGTGGCTTAACCGAGAAACGATTTATTTCTTCTCACGGAAAATTCTTTaag GTCagacaaatagaaaaaaaaacacaattgaaaaaaatattttgcaataaagtGATCTTAGTTGGCCGTTTCTTTGATTGGAAGGAGGTAGAAAACGCATTAGATATTTCAACCAGAGTACGTCGTCAAAGTTTTACTCCCAGAGGAAGATATCGAGGACAAACTCAATCGCAGTATTTGGCAATAGACAGAGGCAATGGCAAAGATGAAGGCCGAGCTGAAGCTCTGTCAGCAGCAGATTCTTCAAGAGCTAGCGTCA GTGGTAATAGCGGCATGGGTCAAGCACAAAGTCAATCATTATACGATCCTAATTGTGACGATTGTTATGGCAAGTCCAATCATGAAGTAGAGAATTTAAAACGTCCTATTGGATATAAGCCTGGAGATATTGGATACGCCCCAAATTCGGGATCTTCATGGCCAACTCTTGCTCAAAATGGTGGTTACAATCCAACTGATGGACAACGGTACGTGCCAGGACAAAATATTCCAGATGAGCTAGGATTAGTACAAGAGCCAGGATTACATGGGTCAAATGCAAAACCGGGTAATAGAAATGTCCAATCTAGCGGAACAGAGCCAAATGGACCAGGTACATTAGGAAGTAATAATTATAGACCAAATGGTGCAACAGGTAATGGATATTATCCATATGGTAATGAAGGTGCAAATTTTAGACCCGTTCCTGGAAATAATGGGTATTTACCTAATGGAAGCATAGATAGTAGGCTACCAAATAGGTATGATCCCAATCATGGTATTGATGATAGATATAGGCCTAATGATGGCTCTGGAGGCTTTGGGCCTGGTAGGAACCCAGATTATATGGGGGGAAATCCGCAAGATTTAAGTGGATTAGGACCTAATGGAGCAAATGAAAAGAGCAACGCTCCTAGCATAGATAGCAATGGTTTTAGACCCAGTGGATCCCATGCAGGTGGGTATATCCCAAATATCAACGCAGGAACGAATAGAGGTCCAGGTGTAGATAATTATAATCCAAATCAAGGTCACCGGCAAGGAGACATTCCAACGAGTCCAGGCAATTCTGTACCTCAAGTTGGTACTTATAGGCCAGGACAGACACCTAATCAAATCACACAAGGCGAATCAAACAATCCTAAACAAGTAGATTCAAATTTTACTCCTAGTGTAGGAAATGGAGTATCGGGTGGTACTTATCCTGCAGTTAGGACAACTGGAAATCCAGTTGGATTCGGAACAGGGCAATCCGGTACACCAAACATAAACTGGCCTATAGCATCAGGACCTTATCAAGTACCCGGGGGAAATGTGTACTGTTGTGTCATTCCAAATAACGGAATAACTGGAAATATGTATCCAAATAATTTTGAAGCTGTGAAAGGAACGCCAACCATTCCATATGGAACTAATATGCCTGAAGTAAGTGGCGGTACCAATGTACCTGGTGGACAATACAAACCTGGTGGTCATTACATACCAGGAACAACTGGTAGTACAACTGTGCCGGGCCAATTTCTACTTGGCAATACCGGGGGCCCTTTAGCACCAGGGAGTCAATATGGCGTGAATACTTATCCAAGTGGACAGTATATACCTACTAATACTGGAAACAATATTGGCATACCAGGAGGACAATATGTACCCGGTAGTACAGGGGATGCCTCtgtgcctagaaatcaatacgGGCCAGGTGGCACTTCTGTGCCGGGAGGACAATATAGTCAAGGTAGGAGCAGTGGTCCTTCGGTCCCGGGAGGACAATATGGACCAGGTGGAAGCATAGGTTCAACGGTGCCAGGAGGTCAATATGGCCCAGGTGGAAACAGTGGTCCTTCCGTTCCGGGAGGACAATATGGACCAGGTGGAAGCAGCGGTTCTACGTTGCCGGGAGGACAATATGGACCAGGTGGAAGCGGCGATTCTACGGTGCCGGGAGGACGATATGGTCCAGATGGAAGCAGTGGTCCTTCGATTCCAGGTGGACAATATGGACCAGGTGGAAGTATCGGCTCTACGGTGCCGGGAGGACAATATGGTCCAGGTGGAAGCATTGGTCCTTCGGTTCCGAGAGGACAATATGGGCCAGATGGAAGCAGTGGTCCTTCGGTTCCGGGAGGACAATATGGTCCAGGTGGAAGCAGTGGCCCTTCGGTTCCGGGAGGACAATATGGACCAGGTGGAAGCAGCGGTTCTACGGTGCCGAGAGGACAATATGGGCCAGATGGAAGCAGTGGTCCTTCGGTTCCGGGAGGACAATATGGTCCAGGTGGAAGCAGTGGCCCTTCGGTTCCGGGAGGACAATATGGACCAGGTGGAAGCAGCGGTTCTACGGTGCCGAGAGGACAATATGGACCAGGTGGAAGCAGCGGTTCTACGGTGCCAGGTCAATATGGACCAGGTGGAAGCAGCGATCCTTCGGCTCCGGGAGGACAATATGGACCAGGTGGAAGCAGTGGTTCTACGGTGCCGGGAGGACAATATGGACCAGGTGGAAGCAGTGGTTCTACGCTGCCGGGAGGACAATATGGTCCAGGTGGAGGCAGTGGTTCTACGATGCCGGGAGGACAATATGGTCAAGGTGGAGGCAGTGGTTCTACGATGCCGGGAAGCTCATATGGACCAGGTGGAAGCGGTGGTTCTACGATGCCGGGAGGACAATATGGTCCAGGTAGAAGCAGTGGTCCTTCGGTTCCGGGAGGACAATATGGACCAG GTGGAAGCAGTGGTTCTACAGTGCCGGGAGGACAATATAGACCAG GTGGAAGCAGCGGTTCTACGGTGCCGGGAGGACAATATGGTCCAGGTGGAGGCAGTGGTTCTACAGTACCGGGAGGTCAATATGGACCAATTGGAGAAAGCAGCAACACTATGCCGGGAGGGCAATATGGGCCTTCTGGTTCTCGTGGCTCATCTGTACCTGGAGGACAATATATACCTACTGATACGAGAGGTACAGGACAGTATATACCAGGCAATCAGTATGTTCCGGGCGCAACGGGTAATGCTGGAAATACTCTTATACCCGGAGGTCACTACGCAACAGGTGGTACTGTCTCTCCTGGAGGACAATATGGTAAAGGCAACGCCTACCCTGGATCAGGAATGAACCAAAGCAAGACTCCTCAAGGATTTTATAACCAGGGT gttcCAACGGGCCCAAATACCGATTATAATG gaGTTCCACAGAATTATTTGGATCCTAACACAGTCGCCGCTGATGGGGATGACTCAGAAGCTGAAGCTAATGTTGCTCAAAATATAAATGGAACTACGGCAAGCGCATCCTCGAAAGGTGGTAATGACAAGGGTCGAGCGCAAACAAGCGTGCAAGGTACATACACAGGAAGTGGATCTTTTCAAGCACAAGCACAAATTACTGGTGAAAATAAGGAAGCTCAGAGTGAAGTAAGTGGGGGTAAAAAAGGAGCTTCGAGTTCAGCGTCCGGCAGcggcaaaaataataaatcccaAGCAAACGTTCAGTTGGGTTCAGAAACTGGCTCCGTACAAACACAGTCACAAAGCAATGGCGTAATGCATTCATCAAACTCACAAGTACAGGGTAGTGTAAAAGGCGGCATGGCAGATGCACAAGCACGTGGACCAGGAAGTACATCGTCTCAAGCTCAAATTGGCTTTACACCTTACAAAGACGAAGATAAATCTAGACATGATCTTCAACGAATTCCATTTACGGGTGGGGGTATGGCATCAGCACAATCAAGTGGTCGAACTGGTCAATCACAATCACAGCTACACGgtacatttaaatatggaataacgTATAATGGGGCAGCTCAATCAGGAGCAAGTTTAGATAAAGATGCAGTATTTCCTAACAGACTTCCTTTTGAAAAGATCGATGTTTTTGAtgaaaaagagaaaaatataaatgtcgaCAAAATAAACATGGATATCACAGAAACACCGCAATCTTTGGATTATGAACCGCCAATATTAGGATCTTCAACTTTATCTGAATCGTCTTCCATTAAAGAAAACGTTGAAATGCCAACGACAGAAAATGTTATTGATGAATCGATGAAAAATTCTGAAAGCAGGTATGCCAGCCATCCTCACACAGATCATCATACACCGGACTCAGACAACACCACGTATTCAAATGGACCTACATTGTTAGGTAGTAGGAgatcttttaaaacaaattacggATCGATGCCTGACTACGAATTTACCACTGACAAAGACGAAACTCAGCCTGAATATGATACTGATGTAGGTTATGAAGGAGACGGCAATGAAGCTAGTGATGTAGAGCAAAATGAATATTCTAACTATGATGAATATTCAAGAGATTCACCGACGCATCAATATCTTCAAAACACAAATAGAAAAGGACTTGAAGTACAACAAACAACTGGGGGCAACACTCAACACATAATACTAGGAGCTTTAAAGGACCAAAATGCAGAAATAATACAAAGAGATACAGAACGTCCCGACGAAAATAGAGTTTATCAACCAGGTGAACGCGTTCCAGGTACTGGTGGATATACAATACCCGTTGGATTTACTGGTAGTGTTAAATCAGTTGCATCGAAGGACAAGACTTACGTGGTAGGATCAAAAGATTTTCCATCTCAAGCACAAACCGTTACTTTAACTCCAGGGAagggtaaaataaaatatacgcatCCTTCGACTTATGGAAAGTATGTAAAGCCCAAAAACTTAAGGTCGCTGCAGAGTTCGAaggaaaatgataataatagatATGTATCAGTTTCAAAGTCTGTTACTCGAGCTCTTGACAGCGATAATAACATACGCAAACAATATTCACACACCTATTATACAAAGTCATCCTCGTGCGGATACTTTACATTTACGTGTACCATGGTGAGCAGTGCAGAAGGAAGAAAAAAGGTATGCAAGCCAAAGATGCCTACTAACCCCGACGGAACTCCAATAAGatgctaa